The proteins below come from a single Chelmon rostratus isolate fCheRos1 chromosome 10, fCheRos1.pri, whole genome shotgun sequence genomic window:
- the si:dkeyp-110g5.4 gene encoding uncharacterized protein si:dkeyp-110g5.4 isoform X1, with protein MGTESQLGTVLFFRVTWGGPLPSCAVLIRYANSITPPCARCLHSMDLLKSLEIYIPVEAEVKSIPLKSLPSSVLRRMSLPLFDAEGSRKDKESPEGIWICPAVLRKKGQKAASRGGDSGIENMSSLMSREFQSALGPHRISFVSSNRAAYAVLKDTLPGNKVSAHTPHSSLLPTGSVPRTYQYAVIIYHGCIYLSIKKPSESRSQREKREPQPASQSAVPSTSDMSTKSRKKQRHSPQASLKPADKELQRKRLRVTLPQISPNQPKNLLTESDQELLNDNSPKKKHTACKEPLSENRKDVTFKGRDLSSSKTARSVPQSTDGEHNLHSHCHKDARGEEAAEEAAGPEPAWFQPQREWEEVAPSDSEIQHLGSEEAESTNQNNDMGGNMKIDSGEPDNVVGVVAQSSNQSWTRNESGGAARVPTSLQQEVDFNELAQEERIALTKARLRQRSAALNSLHPSK; from the exons atgggaaccgagtcgcagctgggaaccgttcttttttttcgagttacatggggaggaCCGCTGCCCAGCTGTgcggtgcttattagatatgcaaatagcatcacgccaccttgtgcacgctgccttcac AGCATGGATCTCCTTAAGAGTCTGGAAATCTACATCCCAGTGGAGGCGGAAGTGAAAAGCATCCCCCTGAAGAGTTTACCAAGCTCGGTGCTCAGACGAATGAGCCTCCCCCTGTTTGACGCTGAGGGCTCCAGGAAGGACAAAGAATCTCCAGAGGGCATATGGATTTGTCCAGCAGTCCTACGGAAGAAAGGGCAGAAAGCGGCCTCCCGCGGGGGGGACAGCGGGATAGAAAACATGTCGTCCCTGATGAGCAGAGAGTTTCAGTCTGCGCTGGGTCCCCACCGAATATCTTTTGTCTCCTCCAACCGTGCAGCTTACGCAGTGCTGAAGGACACCTTACCTGGGAACAAGGTCTCTGCCCACACACCCCACAGCTCCCTGTTACCTACGGGCTCTGTGCCACGGACCTACCAATATGCTGTCATCATCTACCACGGGTGCATTTACCTGTCCATCAAGAAGCCCAGTGAAAGCAGGAGTCAACGAGAGAAACGTGAACCACAGCCCGCCTCCCAGTCTGCCGTTCCTTCAACATCTGACATGTCAACTAAAAGCAGGAAGAAG CAGCGCCACTCCCCCCAGGCTTCTCTCAAACCTGCAGACAAAGAGCTGCAAAGGAAGAGGTTGCGTGTCACTCTGCCCCAAATCTCCCCAAATCAGCCAAAGAATCTTCTCACAGAATCAGATCAG GAGCTGCTAAATGACAACAGTCCCAAGAAGAAACACACCGCATGTAAAGAACCactcagtgaaaacagaaaggatGTTACATTCAAGGGAAGAGATCTATCCTCATCCAAGACTGCACGTTCTGTCCCTCAGTCCACTGACGGTGAGCATAACCTGCACAGCCATTGTCATAAGGATgctagaggagaggaggctgcagaggaagcagcaggtcCAGAACCAGCTTGGTTTCAGCCCCagagggagtgggaggaggtggCCCCCAGTGACAGTGAGATACAGCACCTGGGCAGTGAAGAAGCTGAGAGCACCAATCAAAACAACGATATGGGCGGTAATATGAAAATTGACAGTGGTGAACCTGACAACGTTGTTGGCGTTGTAGCGCAAAGTAGCAACCAGAGCTGGACCAGGAACGAGTCTGGGGGTGCAGCTCGTGTTCCCACATCACTACAGCAGGAGGTTGACTTCAATGAGCTGGCACAAGAGGAGAGGATCGCTCTGACGAAGGCCAGACTCAGACAGAGGAGCGCGGCTCTCAACAGCCTGCACCCCTCTAAATGA
- the lrif1 gene encoding ligand-dependent nuclear receptor-interacting factor 1 isoform X1, which produces MYPASKTMDAVHSRTGVFYQAMPAVGADGKNIMKLIPVRVVNGQFLQIQTSNPTTDPKPKRIVHINIASAPVQVGIKAALNPSATQQIVMKQVSLVNSLPNQVGVDLRNSFSKRPLLQQAVNVMAKAPTMAAPATNPESVRFPKQLPVTVKSPVLPRGQYLQIPPNAQVRTVPASELPPGIKKKIFTSSASSSPASGSPSVVYVSPITTVNQRITSPSDSALHSLKLLSKTSNTTSCGLPSNGSKPHLKMIPEVSQRPNSPIKWTIEEEDGTVAPSLDPLNSPTVTSKILRAVAERENAGKRCDVITKPVSQLSEGKSKQENALVMCNGRVFFVVKKCSPPTKSSEFNKATVPSSQQALESGAPEIKQDLKIIIPDESDEVIDLCDDDAQEDLSQQAASVNVSAVTHLDEDNVIFVSYIPPKSESGSAQDLILEIQKVLEKKTDQMGTSSSSSVTEQKSLDGTTGSDGRDEIAALRGKNPGRSMLSTTAASGSNSNNSQHCTSIQQSERTEVTVSETDPSNADSSSAIYSGMEKDTHKMESSMNPETRWTSSPHDGTTAPQSCERADHMLRQIFHITADVKICLQRIDEGPAGSVPAEPPQRQSIRSVEDHREAKSVLKDKKLSTQGCYHPQATDSDNGVSPAKRVKVLTEQELSAGPATLSPHTHIGPLKCSHFKMNTRSVSALKCNSGQSPLKGTSCELETEPVIGYVEPIGEDILSTDENDIPNSQDTDVRPQSLTLMDLNTNTRRMGRTRKRTICPCCIPGTQASAVKSRAKSVEPEKWAWMTEQTSKKDVRAKAARKDAKTSGRISCSTAKSKQNCRTYEVPASDSLPTTSMDFDEQKHYEEIKRLRMLLREKEAALELMRKSVS; this is translated from the exons ATGTATCCGGCAAGTAAAACAATGGATGCGGTTCACAG taGGACTGGTGTCTTCTACCAGGCAATGCCTGCTGTTGGAGCCGATGGCAAGAACATCATGAAACTGATTCCTGTACGAGTGGTCAATGGACAATTTCTCCAAATTCAGACGAGCAATCCTACAACAGATCCTAAACCAAAGAGAATTGTACACATAAATATTGCCTCAGCACCTGTTCAGGTGGGGATAAAGGCAGCTTTAAATCCTTCTGCCACTCAGCAAATTGTCATGAAGCAGGTTTCCCTTGTGAATTCCTTGCCTAATCAGGTAGGTGTGGATCTTCGTAATTCATTCAGCAAGCGTCCACTACTGCAACAGGCTGTAAATGTAATGGCCAAAGCACCTACAATGGCAGCACCTGCAACAAACCCTGAGTCAGTAAGATTTCCAAAGCAGCTGCCTGTGACAGTGAAATCTCCAGTACTTCCCAGAGGACAGTACCTTCAGATTCCCCCTAATGCCCAAGTCCGAACAGTTCCAGCATCTGAACTGCCTCCGGGTATCAAGAAAAAGATTTTCACTTCATCAGccagctcctctcctgcctcAGGATCACCCAGTGTGGTCTATGTGTCACCTATCACGACTGTGAATCAACGCATTACATCACCAAGTGATTCTGCACTTCACTCGCTCAAGCTGCTTTCCAAGACGTCAAATACAACTTCTTGTGGACTCCCATCAAATGGATCAaaaccacatttaaaaatgattccAGAGGTGTCACAAAGGCCCAACAGCCCCATAAAGTGGACCATTGAAGAAGAGGACGGCACTGTGGCTCCAAGTCTTGATCCTCTTAATTCTCCTACTGTTACTTCAAAGATTCTTCGGGCTgtagcagagagagaaaatgctgGCAAGCGTTGTGATGTCATTACAAAACCAGTTTCTCAGTTGAGCGAGGGAAAAAGTAAGCAAGAAAATGCCTTGGTCATGTGCAATGGGAGGGTGTTTTTTGTGGTTAAAAAGTGCAGCCCGCCAACAAAAAGTTCTGAATTCAACAAAGCTACGGTGCCCTCATCCCAACAAGCCCTTGAGTCAGGTGCACCTGAAATAAAGCAGGACCTTAAAATTATTATTCCAGATGAGTCAGATGAAGTGATTGAcctttgtgatgatgatgctcagGAGGACTTGTCCCAGCAAGCAGCATCTGTTAATGTGTCAGCGGTCACTCATCTGGATGAAGACAACGTAATATTTGTGTCATATATTCCACCCAAATCTGAGTCTGGGTCAGCACAAGATTTGATACTCGAAATACAAAAGGTACTtgagaagaaaacagaccaAATGGGCACAAGCAGCTCAAGCAGTgtgacagaacagaagagcCTGGATGGTACAACTGGTAGTGATGGCAGAGATGAAATTGCTGCTCTTAGAGGTAAAAATCCTGGCCGGAGTATGTTATCCACCACAGCTGCCAGCGgctcaaacagcaacaacagtcaGCATTGCACCTCCATCCAACAGTCGGAGCGCACGGAAGTTACTGTTTCTGAAACAGACCCCAGCAacgctgacagcagcagtgcaaTATACTCTGGAATGGAGAAGGACACCCACAAAATGGAG AGCTCTATGAATCCTGAAACAAGGTGGACTTCTTCACCACATGACGGCACCACGGCACCACAATCCTGTGAAAGGGCCGACCACATGCTGAGACAGATATTTCACATAACAGCTGATGTAAAAATTTGCCTGCAGAGGATTGATGAAGGCCCGGCTGGCTCTGTCCCTGCAGAGCCTCCCCAAAGACAGTCCATAAGGTCAGTGGAGGATCATCGGGAAGCAAAGAGTGTGTTGAAGGACAAAAAACTTTCTACACAGGGCTGTTACCATCCTCAGGCAACTGACAGCGACAATGGTGTCAGCCCTGCCAAACGAGTGAAAGTACTAACTGAACAGGAGCTGTCAGCAGGCCCAGCCACTTTAAGTCCTCACACACATATTGGACCCCTTAAATGTTCACACTTCAAAATGAACACAAGATCTGTCTCTGCTTTGAAGTGCAATTCAGGACAGAGCCCACTCAAGGGCACATCATGTGAACTTGAGACTGAGCCTGTGATTGGCTACGTGGAACCCATAGGTGAGGATATCCTCAGCACAGATGAAAATGACATCCCCAACTCACAGGACACAGATGTGCGGCCACAGAGTCTGACTTTGATGGATCTGAATACAAACACGAGGAGGATGGGAAGAACAAGAAAGCGTACAATTTGTCCATGTTGCATCCCTGGTACTCAAGCTTCTGCCGTGAAGTCCAGAGCAAAATCAGTAGAGCCAGAGAAGTGGGCATGGATGACAGAGCAGACAAGTAAGAAAGATGTAAGAGCGAAAGCTGCGagaaaagatgcaaaaacatcTGGAAGGATCAGCTGTTCAACAGCCAAGAGCAAGCAGAACTGTAGGACTTACGAGGTTCCAGCCAGCGACAGTTTACCCACAACGTCCATGGACTTtgatgaacaaaaacattatgAAGAGATCAAAAGACTCAGAATGcttctgagagagaaagaagcagcTTTAGAACTGATGAGAAAAAGCGTGAGCTGA
- the si:dkeyp-110g5.4 gene encoding uncharacterized protein si:dkeyp-110g5.4 isoform X2 has protein sequence MGTESQLGTVLFFRVTWGGPLPSCAVLIRYANSITPPCARCLHSMDLLKSLEIYIPVEAEVKSIPLKSLPSSVLRRMSLPLFDAEGSRKDKESPEGIWICPAVLRKKGQKAASRGGDSGIENMSSLMSREFQSALGPHRISFVSSNRAAYAVLKDTLPGNKVSAHTPHSSLLPTGSVPRTYQYAVIIYHGCIYLSIKKPSESRSQREKREPQPASQSAVPSTSDMSTKSRKKRHSPQASLKPADKELQRKRLRVTLPQISPNQPKNLLTESDQELLNDNSPKKKHTACKEPLSENRKDVTFKGRDLSSSKTARSVPQSTDGEHNLHSHCHKDARGEEAAEEAAGPEPAWFQPQREWEEVAPSDSEIQHLGSEEAESTNQNNDMGGNMKIDSGEPDNVVGVVAQSSNQSWTRNESGGAARVPTSLQQEVDFNELAQEERIALTKARLRQRSAALNSLHPSK, from the exons atgggaaccgagtcgcagctgggaaccgttcttttttttcgagttacatggggaggaCCGCTGCCCAGCTGTgcggtgcttattagatatgcaaatagcatcacgccaccttgtgcacgctgccttcac AGCATGGATCTCCTTAAGAGTCTGGAAATCTACATCCCAGTGGAGGCGGAAGTGAAAAGCATCCCCCTGAAGAGTTTACCAAGCTCGGTGCTCAGACGAATGAGCCTCCCCCTGTTTGACGCTGAGGGCTCCAGGAAGGACAAAGAATCTCCAGAGGGCATATGGATTTGTCCAGCAGTCCTACGGAAGAAAGGGCAGAAAGCGGCCTCCCGCGGGGGGGACAGCGGGATAGAAAACATGTCGTCCCTGATGAGCAGAGAGTTTCAGTCTGCGCTGGGTCCCCACCGAATATCTTTTGTCTCCTCCAACCGTGCAGCTTACGCAGTGCTGAAGGACACCTTACCTGGGAACAAGGTCTCTGCCCACACACCCCACAGCTCCCTGTTACCTACGGGCTCTGTGCCACGGACCTACCAATATGCTGTCATCATCTACCACGGGTGCATTTACCTGTCCATCAAGAAGCCCAGTGAAAGCAGGAGTCAACGAGAGAAACGTGAACCACAGCCCGCCTCCCAGTCTGCCGTTCCTTCAACATCTGACATGTCAACTAAAAGCAGGAAGAAG CGCCACTCCCCCCAGGCTTCTCTCAAACCTGCAGACAAAGAGCTGCAAAGGAAGAGGTTGCGTGTCACTCTGCCCCAAATCTCCCCAAATCAGCCAAAGAATCTTCTCACAGAATCAGATCAG GAGCTGCTAAATGACAACAGTCCCAAGAAGAAACACACCGCATGTAAAGAACCactcagtgaaaacagaaaggatGTTACATTCAAGGGAAGAGATCTATCCTCATCCAAGACTGCACGTTCTGTCCCTCAGTCCACTGACGGTGAGCATAACCTGCACAGCCATTGTCATAAGGATgctagaggagaggaggctgcagaggaagcagcaggtcCAGAACCAGCTTGGTTTCAGCCCCagagggagtgggaggaggtggCCCCCAGTGACAGTGAGATACAGCACCTGGGCAGTGAAGAAGCTGAGAGCACCAATCAAAACAACGATATGGGCGGTAATATGAAAATTGACAGTGGTGAACCTGACAACGTTGTTGGCGTTGTAGCGCAAAGTAGCAACCAGAGCTGGACCAGGAACGAGTCTGGGGGTGCAGCTCGTGTTCCCACATCACTACAGCAGGAGGTTGACTTCAATGAGCTGGCACAAGAGGAGAGGATCGCTCTGACGAAGGCCAGACTCAGACAGAGGAGCGCGGCTCTCAACAGCCTGCACCCCTCTAAATGA
- the si:dkeyp-110g5.4 gene encoding uncharacterized protein si:dkeyp-110g5.4 isoform X3, protein MRIQRSTAGLCEAEETLMKSMDLLKSLEIYIPVEAEVKSIPLKSLPSSVLRRMSLPLFDAEGSRKDKESPEGIWICPAVLRKKGQKAASRGGDSGIENMSSLMSREFQSALGPHRISFVSSNRAAYAVLKDTLPGNKVSAHTPHSSLLPTGSVPRTYQYAVIIYHGCIYLSIKKPSESRSQREKREPQPASQSAVPSTSDMSTKSRKKQRHSPQASLKPADKELQRKRLRVTLPQISPNQPKNLLTESDQELLNDNSPKKKHTACKEPLSENRKDVTFKGRDLSSSKTARSVPQSTDGEHNLHSHCHKDARGEEAAEEAAGPEPAWFQPQREWEEVAPSDSEIQHLGSEEAESTNQNNDMGGNMKIDSGEPDNVVGVVAQSSNQSWTRNESGGAARVPTSLQQEVDFNELAQEERIALTKARLRQRSAALNSLHPSK, encoded by the exons ATGAGAATACAACGGAGCACGGCtgggctctgtgaggctgaagaGACTCTTATGAAG AGCATGGATCTCCTTAAGAGTCTGGAAATCTACATCCCAGTGGAGGCGGAAGTGAAAAGCATCCCCCTGAAGAGTTTACCAAGCTCGGTGCTCAGACGAATGAGCCTCCCCCTGTTTGACGCTGAGGGCTCCAGGAAGGACAAAGAATCTCCAGAGGGCATATGGATTTGTCCAGCAGTCCTACGGAAGAAAGGGCAGAAAGCGGCCTCCCGCGGGGGGGACAGCGGGATAGAAAACATGTCGTCCCTGATGAGCAGAGAGTTTCAGTCTGCGCTGGGTCCCCACCGAATATCTTTTGTCTCCTCCAACCGTGCAGCTTACGCAGTGCTGAAGGACACCTTACCTGGGAACAAGGTCTCTGCCCACACACCCCACAGCTCCCTGTTACCTACGGGCTCTGTGCCACGGACCTACCAATATGCTGTCATCATCTACCACGGGTGCATTTACCTGTCCATCAAGAAGCCCAGTGAAAGCAGGAGTCAACGAGAGAAACGTGAACCACAGCCCGCCTCCCAGTCTGCCGTTCCTTCAACATCTGACATGTCAACTAAAAGCAGGAAGAAG CAGCGCCACTCCCCCCAGGCTTCTCTCAAACCTGCAGACAAAGAGCTGCAAAGGAAGAGGTTGCGTGTCACTCTGCCCCAAATCTCCCCAAATCAGCCAAAGAATCTTCTCACAGAATCAGATCAG GAGCTGCTAAATGACAACAGTCCCAAGAAGAAACACACCGCATGTAAAGAACCactcagtgaaaacagaaaggatGTTACATTCAAGGGAAGAGATCTATCCTCATCCAAGACTGCACGTTCTGTCCCTCAGTCCACTGACGGTGAGCATAACCTGCACAGCCATTGTCATAAGGATgctagaggagaggaggctgcagaggaagcagcaggtcCAGAACCAGCTTGGTTTCAGCCCCagagggagtgggaggaggtggCCCCCAGTGACAGTGAGATACAGCACCTGGGCAGTGAAGAAGCTGAGAGCACCAATCAAAACAACGATATGGGCGGTAATATGAAAATTGACAGTGGTGAACCTGACAACGTTGTTGGCGTTGTAGCGCAAAGTAGCAACCAGAGCTGGACCAGGAACGAGTCTGGGGGTGCAGCTCGTGTTCCCACATCACTACAGCAGGAGGTTGACTTCAATGAGCTGGCACAAGAGGAGAGGATCGCTCTGACGAAGGCCAGACTCAGACAGAGGAGCGCGGCTCTCAACAGCCTGCACCCCTCTAAATGA
- the si:dkeyp-110g5.4 gene encoding uncharacterized protein si:dkeyp-110g5.4 isoform X4: MDLLKSLEIYIPVEAEVKSIPLKSLPSSVLRRMSLPLFDAEGSRKDKESPEGIWICPAVLRKKGQKAASRGGDSGIENMSSLMSREFQSALGPHRISFVSSNRAAYAVLKDTLPGNKVSAHTPHSSLLPTGSVPRTYQYAVIIYHGCIYLSIKKPSESRSQREKREPQPASQSAVPSTSDMSTKSRKKQRHSPQASLKPADKELQRKRLRVTLPQISPNQPKNLLTESDQELLNDNSPKKKHTACKEPLSENRKDVTFKGRDLSSSKTARSVPQSTDGEHNLHSHCHKDARGEEAAEEAAGPEPAWFQPQREWEEVAPSDSEIQHLGSEEAESTNQNNDMGGNMKIDSGEPDNVVGVVAQSSNQSWTRNESGGAARVPTSLQQEVDFNELAQEERIALTKARLRQRSAALNSLHPSK; the protein is encoded by the exons ATGGATCTCCTTAAGAGTCTGGAAATCTACATCCCAGTGGAGGCGGAAGTGAAAAGCATCCCCCTGAAGAGTTTACCAAGCTCGGTGCTCAGACGAATGAGCCTCCCCCTGTTTGACGCTGAGGGCTCCAGGAAGGACAAAGAATCTCCAGAGGGCATATGGATTTGTCCAGCAGTCCTACGGAAGAAAGGGCAGAAAGCGGCCTCCCGCGGGGGGGACAGCGGGATAGAAAACATGTCGTCCCTGATGAGCAGAGAGTTTCAGTCTGCGCTGGGTCCCCACCGAATATCTTTTGTCTCCTCCAACCGTGCAGCTTACGCAGTGCTGAAGGACACCTTACCTGGGAACAAGGTCTCTGCCCACACACCCCACAGCTCCCTGTTACCTACGGGCTCTGTGCCACGGACCTACCAATATGCTGTCATCATCTACCACGGGTGCATTTACCTGTCCATCAAGAAGCCCAGTGAAAGCAGGAGTCAACGAGAGAAACGTGAACCACAGCCCGCCTCCCAGTCTGCCGTTCCTTCAACATCTGACATGTCAACTAAAAGCAGGAAGAAG CAGCGCCACTCCCCCCAGGCTTCTCTCAAACCTGCAGACAAAGAGCTGCAAAGGAAGAGGTTGCGTGTCACTCTGCCCCAAATCTCCCCAAATCAGCCAAAGAATCTTCTCACAGAATCAGATCAG GAGCTGCTAAATGACAACAGTCCCAAGAAGAAACACACCGCATGTAAAGAACCactcagtgaaaacagaaaggatGTTACATTCAAGGGAAGAGATCTATCCTCATCCAAGACTGCACGTTCTGTCCCTCAGTCCACTGACGGTGAGCATAACCTGCACAGCCATTGTCATAAGGATgctagaggagaggaggctgcagaggaagcagcaggtcCAGAACCAGCTTGGTTTCAGCCCCagagggagtgggaggaggtggCCCCCAGTGACAGTGAGATACAGCACCTGGGCAGTGAAGAAGCTGAGAGCACCAATCAAAACAACGATATGGGCGGTAATATGAAAATTGACAGTGGTGAACCTGACAACGTTGTTGGCGTTGTAGCGCAAAGTAGCAACCAGAGCTGGACCAGGAACGAGTCTGGGGGTGCAGCTCGTGTTCCCACATCACTACAGCAGGAGGTTGACTTCAATGAGCTGGCACAAGAGGAGAGGATCGCTCTGACGAAGGCCAGACTCAGACAGAGGAGCGCGGCTCTCAACAGCCTGCACCCCTCTAAATGA
- the lrif1 gene encoding ligand-dependent nuclear receptor-interacting factor 1 isoform X2: MYPASKTMDAVHRTGVFYQAMPAVGADGKNIMKLIPVRVVNGQFLQIQTSNPTTDPKPKRIVHINIASAPVQVGIKAALNPSATQQIVMKQVSLVNSLPNQVGVDLRNSFSKRPLLQQAVNVMAKAPTMAAPATNPESVRFPKQLPVTVKSPVLPRGQYLQIPPNAQVRTVPASELPPGIKKKIFTSSASSSPASGSPSVVYVSPITTVNQRITSPSDSALHSLKLLSKTSNTTSCGLPSNGSKPHLKMIPEVSQRPNSPIKWTIEEEDGTVAPSLDPLNSPTVTSKILRAVAERENAGKRCDVITKPVSQLSEGKSKQENALVMCNGRVFFVVKKCSPPTKSSEFNKATVPSSQQALESGAPEIKQDLKIIIPDESDEVIDLCDDDAQEDLSQQAASVNVSAVTHLDEDNVIFVSYIPPKSESGSAQDLILEIQKVLEKKTDQMGTSSSSSVTEQKSLDGTTGSDGRDEIAALRGKNPGRSMLSTTAASGSNSNNSQHCTSIQQSERTEVTVSETDPSNADSSSAIYSGMEKDTHKMESSMNPETRWTSSPHDGTTAPQSCERADHMLRQIFHITADVKICLQRIDEGPAGSVPAEPPQRQSIRSVEDHREAKSVLKDKKLSTQGCYHPQATDSDNGVSPAKRVKVLTEQELSAGPATLSPHTHIGPLKCSHFKMNTRSVSALKCNSGQSPLKGTSCELETEPVIGYVEPIGEDILSTDENDIPNSQDTDVRPQSLTLMDLNTNTRRMGRTRKRTICPCCIPGTQASAVKSRAKSVEPEKWAWMTEQTSKKDVRAKAARKDAKTSGRISCSTAKSKQNCRTYEVPASDSLPTTSMDFDEQKHYEEIKRLRMLLREKEAALELMRKSVS, encoded by the exons ATGTATCCGGCAAGTAAAACAATGGATGCGGTTCACAG GACTGGTGTCTTCTACCAGGCAATGCCTGCTGTTGGAGCCGATGGCAAGAACATCATGAAACTGATTCCTGTACGAGTGGTCAATGGACAATTTCTCCAAATTCAGACGAGCAATCCTACAACAGATCCTAAACCAAAGAGAATTGTACACATAAATATTGCCTCAGCACCTGTTCAGGTGGGGATAAAGGCAGCTTTAAATCCTTCTGCCACTCAGCAAATTGTCATGAAGCAGGTTTCCCTTGTGAATTCCTTGCCTAATCAGGTAGGTGTGGATCTTCGTAATTCATTCAGCAAGCGTCCACTACTGCAACAGGCTGTAAATGTAATGGCCAAAGCACCTACAATGGCAGCACCTGCAACAAACCCTGAGTCAGTAAGATTTCCAAAGCAGCTGCCTGTGACAGTGAAATCTCCAGTACTTCCCAGAGGACAGTACCTTCAGATTCCCCCTAATGCCCAAGTCCGAACAGTTCCAGCATCTGAACTGCCTCCGGGTATCAAGAAAAAGATTTTCACTTCATCAGccagctcctctcctgcctcAGGATCACCCAGTGTGGTCTATGTGTCACCTATCACGACTGTGAATCAACGCATTACATCACCAAGTGATTCTGCACTTCACTCGCTCAAGCTGCTTTCCAAGACGTCAAATACAACTTCTTGTGGACTCCCATCAAATGGATCAaaaccacatttaaaaatgattccAGAGGTGTCACAAAGGCCCAACAGCCCCATAAAGTGGACCATTGAAGAAGAGGACGGCACTGTGGCTCCAAGTCTTGATCCTCTTAATTCTCCTACTGTTACTTCAAAGATTCTTCGGGCTgtagcagagagagaaaatgctgGCAAGCGTTGTGATGTCATTACAAAACCAGTTTCTCAGTTGAGCGAGGGAAAAAGTAAGCAAGAAAATGCCTTGGTCATGTGCAATGGGAGGGTGTTTTTTGTGGTTAAAAAGTGCAGCCCGCCAACAAAAAGTTCTGAATTCAACAAAGCTACGGTGCCCTCATCCCAACAAGCCCTTGAGTCAGGTGCACCTGAAATAAAGCAGGACCTTAAAATTATTATTCCAGATGAGTCAGATGAAGTGATTGAcctttgtgatgatgatgctcagGAGGACTTGTCCCAGCAAGCAGCATCTGTTAATGTGTCAGCGGTCACTCATCTGGATGAAGACAACGTAATATTTGTGTCATATATTCCACCCAAATCTGAGTCTGGGTCAGCACAAGATTTGATACTCGAAATACAAAAGGTACTtgagaagaaaacagaccaAATGGGCACAAGCAGCTCAAGCAGTgtgacagaacagaagagcCTGGATGGTACAACTGGTAGTGATGGCAGAGATGAAATTGCTGCTCTTAGAGGTAAAAATCCTGGCCGGAGTATGTTATCCACCACAGCTGCCAGCGgctcaaacagcaacaacagtcaGCATTGCACCTCCATCCAACAGTCGGAGCGCACGGAAGTTACTGTTTCTGAAACAGACCCCAGCAacgctgacagcagcagtgcaaTATACTCTGGAATGGAGAAGGACACCCACAAAATGGAG AGCTCTATGAATCCTGAAACAAGGTGGACTTCTTCACCACATGACGGCACCACGGCACCACAATCCTGTGAAAGGGCCGACCACATGCTGAGACAGATATTTCACATAACAGCTGATGTAAAAATTTGCCTGCAGAGGATTGATGAAGGCCCGGCTGGCTCTGTCCCTGCAGAGCCTCCCCAAAGACAGTCCATAAGGTCAGTGGAGGATCATCGGGAAGCAAAGAGTGTGTTGAAGGACAAAAAACTTTCTACACAGGGCTGTTACCATCCTCAGGCAACTGACAGCGACAATGGTGTCAGCCCTGCCAAACGAGTGAAAGTACTAACTGAACAGGAGCTGTCAGCAGGCCCAGCCACTTTAAGTCCTCACACACATATTGGACCCCTTAAATGTTCACACTTCAAAATGAACACAAGATCTGTCTCTGCTTTGAAGTGCAATTCAGGACAGAGCCCACTCAAGGGCACATCATGTGAACTTGAGACTGAGCCTGTGATTGGCTACGTGGAACCCATAGGTGAGGATATCCTCAGCACAGATGAAAATGACATCCCCAACTCACAGGACACAGATGTGCGGCCACAGAGTCTGACTTTGATGGATCTGAATACAAACACGAGGAGGATGGGAAGAACAAGAAAGCGTACAATTTGTCCATGTTGCATCCCTGGTACTCAAGCTTCTGCCGTGAAGTCCAGAGCAAAATCAGTAGAGCCAGAGAAGTGGGCATGGATGACAGAGCAGACAAGTAAGAAAGATGTAAGAGCGAAAGCTGCGagaaaagatgcaaaaacatcTGGAAGGATCAGCTGTTCAACAGCCAAGAGCAAGCAGAACTGTAGGACTTACGAGGTTCCAGCCAGCGACAGTTTACCCACAACGTCCATGGACTTtgatgaacaaaaacattatgAAGAGATCAAAAGACTCAGAATGcttctgagagagaaagaagcagcTTTAGAACTGATGAGAAAAAGCGTGAGCTGA